The following coding sequences are from one Nicotiana tabacum cultivar K326 chromosome 1, ASM71507v2, whole genome shotgun sequence window:
- the LOC107768045 gene encoding uncharacterized protein LOC107768045, which translates to MAKRGSKPRDKLIMFVFVFMLFYMQQGRCSELELLLSMKVWMKDPLGSLHNWIPSQSFCHWNGVICDELSHVTKIELSGKNLSGKISESIFNLPHVESIDLSNNQLSGEIPRNFSSCLALRFLNLSNNNFTGPLPQGSRIPLLETLDLSNNMISGKIPENIGLFSSLKVLDFGGNVLIGSIPKSISNISSLEFLTLASNQLIREIPRELGLMKNLKLIYLGYNNFSGGIPKEIGELTSLYHLDLVYNNLTGEIPSSLGNLTNLKYLFLYINKLTGPIPRSLFNLKELVSLDLSDNFLSGEIPELISQLQNLEVLQLFANNFTGRIPNALTSMPHLQVLQLWSNKLSGEIPKDLGKYNNLTILDLSTNNLTGKIPENICYSGHLFKLILFSNSLQGEIPVSLSHCKSLQRIRLQNNQLTGELSLEFTKLPLVYFLDISGNNFFGSISGRKWEMPALQMLNLARNKFFGTLPDSFGTKNLENLDLSGNGFSGNIPRSFGQFSELMELKLSSNNLSSEIPDELSSCKKLVTLDLSQNQLSGQIPMSLSEMPVLSLLDLSMNELSGEIPPNLGKVESLVLVNISHNHFHGILPSTGAFLAINSSAVVGNQLCGGRGDEITSGLSPCKAVKKSSIWWFFLTCLLGILVLFVFSALVVLFIQRRRELKLKKVESTQDGNWDIQFFDSKASKSITLNDILSSEISNTQIFVKKFNHVNLNIPKSFWTDIQELGNVRHPNVVKLIAACKSEKSGILVYEYVEGKDLSEAIGGMNWERRQKVAIGIARALKYLHFSCSPSIVVGDISARKFIIDGKDEAHLRLSLPTIFCKGFSSSTYVGPEYKGISEKSDIYGFGLLLIELLTGKNPADTEFGLHESIVDWARYCYSECHLETWVDPAMKNDAVNNQNKMVEMMNVALQCTASEAAARPCASDVAKTLDSFVRSNSCGLGLKRCSSV; encoded by the exons ATGGCCAAGAGAGGATCAAAACCACGCGATAAGTTGATTATGTTCGTGTTCGTGTTCATGCTATTTTACATGCAGCAGGGCAGATGTTCTGAGCTCGAGCTACTTTTATCGATGAAAGTATGGATGAAGGATCCGTTAGGGTCTCTCCATAATTGGATTCCATCTCAATCTTTTTGCCATTGGAATGGTGTTATTTGTGATGAGTTGTCCCATGTTACGAAAATTGAGCTCTCGGGCAAGAATTTATCTGGAAAAATATCTGAGAGTATTTTCAACTTGCCACATGTTGAATCAATTGATCTCTCCAATAATCAGCTTTCTGGTGAAATTCCAAGAAATTTCTCATCTTGTTTGGCACTTAGATTTCTCAATCTTAGCAACAATAACTTCACAGGTCCACTTCCTCAAGGCTCAAGAATCCCACTTCTTGAGACATTGGATCTATCAAACAACATGATTTCAGGGAAAATCCCCGAAAATATTGGACTATTTTCGAGTCTTAAAGTTCTCGATTTTGGTGGAAATGTCTTGATTGGGAGCATACCAAAGTCTATTTCAAATATTTCTAGTTTGGAATTCTTGACTCTTGCTTCAAACCAATTAATCAGAGAAATTCCTCGAGAACTAGGTCTTATGAAGAACTTGAAGCTTATTTACTTGGGATATAACAATTTCTCAGGTGGAATTCCAAAAGAGATTGGTGAATTGACTTCTTTGTATCATCTTGATCTTGTGTACAACAATCTAACAGGTGAAATCCCTTCATCTTTAGGTAATCTCACCAATCTTAAGTACCTTTTTCTCTACATAAACAAGCTCACTGGCCCAATTCCAAGATCCCTATTCAATCTCAAGGAATTGGTATCACTTGATTTAAGTGATAATTTCTTGTCCGGTGAAATTCCTGAGCTTATATCACAATTACAAAATTTGGAAGTTCTACAATTGTTTGCCAACAATTTCACTGGTAGAATTCCAAATGCTTTGACTTCCATGCCTCATCTCCAAGTTCTTCAACTATGGTCTAACAAATTATCAGGTGAAATTCCTAAGGACCTTGGAAAATACAACAATCTCACAATTCTTGACCTATCCACCAATAACCTCACCGGAAAAATACCCGAAAACATATGTTATTCCGGCCATCTTTTTAAACTCATACTCTTCTCAAATTCCCTCCAAGGCGAAATCCCGGTGAGCTTAAGCCATTGCAAAAGCTTACAAAGGATCCGTTTGCAAAACAACCAACTCACTGGTGAATTGTCCCTGGAATTTACTAAGCTTCCACTTGTTTACTTTCTTGATATCTCGGGCAACAATTTTTTTGGATCTATTAGTGGAAGGAAATGGGAAATGCCAGCACTTCAAATGCTGAATTTGGCTAGGAACAAGTTTTTTGGTACCTTGCCTGATTCTTTTGGTACCAAGAATCTTGAAAACCTGGATTTATCAGGAAATGGTTTTTCGGGTAATATTCCTCGAAGTTTCGGGCAATTTTCAGAACTAATGGAGCTGAAGTTAAGTAGCAACAATCTTTCAAGTGAAATCCCAGATGAGTTATCTTCATGCAAAAAGCTTGTGACACTTGACCTTAGCCAAAATCAGCTATCAGGTCAAATTCCAATGAGTCTTTCAGAAATGCCAGTTCTTAGCCTTCTTGATTTGTCAATGAATGAATTATCAGGCGAAATCCCACCAAATTTGGGAAAAGTTGAATCACTTGTCCTAGTTAATATTTCTCACAACCATTTCCATGGAATTTTACCATCCACTGGAGCTTTCTTAGCCATAAATTCAAGCGCGGTAGTCGGAAATCAACTTTGTGGTGGCCGTGGCGACGAAATCACAAGCGGTTTGTCGCCGTGCAAAGCCGTCAAGAAAAGCTCAATTTGGTGGTTTTTCTTGACTTGTCTTCTTGGAATTCTAGTCTTGTTTGTATTCTCGGCCTTAGTTGTATTATTCATCCAAAGGAGAAGAGAATTAAAGCTCAAGAAAGTTGAGAGTACTCAAGATGGTAATTGGGATATTCAATTCTTTGATTCCAAGGCTTCAAAATCCATCACCCTCAATGATATCTTATCTTCTGAAATAAGCAACACACAAATCTTTGTGAAGAAATTCAATCATGTGAATTTGAACATTCCAAAAAGTTTTTGGACAGATATTCAAGAACTAGGGAACGTTCGACATCCAAATGTTGTGAAGCTCATAGCTGCATGCAAATCGGAGAAAAGTGGAATTTTGGTTTATGAGTACGTAGAAGGAAAAGATTTGAGCGAAGCAATTGGAGGCATGAATTGGGAACGTAGACAAAAAGTTGCTATAGGAATTGCTAGAGCTCTCAAATATTTGCATTTTTCTTGTTCGCCAAGTATTGTTGTTGGTGACATTTCTGCCCGGAAATTTATCATCGACGGCAAAGATGAGGCTCACCTGAGATTGAGTCTTCCCACTATTTTCTGCAAAGGTTTCAGCTCTTCAACCTACGTTGGTCCAG AATACAAAGGAATATCTGAGAAGAGTGACATATATGGATTTGGCCTTCTGTTAATTGAGCTATTGACTGGAAAAAACCCTGCTGATACTGAATTTGGCTTGCATGAGAGTATCGTCGATTGGGCACGATATTGCTACTCAGAGTGTCATTTAGAGACATGGGTGGATCCAGCAATGAAGAATGATGCAGTGAATAATCAGAATAAAATGGTGGAAATGATGAATGTAGCACTGCAGTGCACTGCTAGTGAAGCAGCAGCAAGACCCTGTGCTAGTGATGTTGCAAAGACATTGGACTCTTTTGTGAGATCAAATTCTTGTGGTTTAGGCTTGAAAAGGTGTTCTAGTGTTtag